A region from the Serinibacter arcticus genome encodes:
- a CDS encoding APC family permease: MSSNTTAPPSGSADAGESGLSRKGLGAGTVGLVGAVVIGISCIAPAYTFTAAIGPTASAVGTQVPAIILVGFIPMLLVAFGYRELNSAMPDSGTSFTWATRAFGPYIGWMAGWGLVAATILVLSNLAGVAVDFLYLLIAQITGNDSIAALAANPVINVVTCLAFVLGATWISYRDMQTTQKLQYVLVGFQLVVLVVFAVAAFVGVANGTAYDASPVSASWFNPFEIPEFGMVAAGLSLSIFIFWGWDVTLTMNEETKGSASTPGRAATLTVLIIVVVYVLLAVALIAFAGVGTGEYGLGNEAIQDNVFFHLSGLVMGPLAWLVSLSVLSSSAASLQSTFVSPARTLLAMGHYGALSPSFAKVHPTFFTPGYATVVSAVVASGFYAVMRFISENVLWDTITALGMMICFYYGLTAFATVWYFRTQWFVSVRNTFFQLVFPLLGGIVLSILFVTTLTDSVSPDYGSGSSIGGIGLVFVLGVTVLVIGVVVMLVQRVRRPAFFRGETLRRGVSDGAVDEAANLPE; this comes from the coding sequence ATGTCGTCGAACACCACCGCACCGCCGTCGGGATCGGCCGACGCCGGCGAGTCGGGTCTGTCGAGGAAGGGGCTCGGCGCCGGCACCGTCGGGCTCGTCGGTGCCGTCGTCATCGGCATCTCGTGCATCGCGCCGGCCTACACGTTCACCGCGGCCATCGGTCCGACCGCCTCGGCCGTCGGCACCCAGGTGCCCGCGATCATCCTCGTCGGCTTCATCCCGATGCTCCTGGTCGCCTTCGGCTACCGCGAGCTGAACTCGGCGATGCCCGACTCCGGGACGTCGTTCACGTGGGCCACCCGGGCGTTCGGCCCGTACATCGGCTGGATGGCCGGCTGGGGCCTGGTCGCGGCCACGATCCTCGTGCTGTCGAACCTGGCGGGGGTCGCCGTCGACTTCCTGTACCTGCTGATCGCGCAGATCACCGGCAACGACTCGATCGCCGCGCTCGCCGCCAACCCCGTGATCAACGTCGTCACGTGCCTGGCGTTCGTGCTGGGGGCGACCTGGATCTCCTACCGCGACATGCAGACGACCCAGAAGCTGCAGTACGTGCTGGTCGGCTTCCAGCTGGTCGTGCTGGTGGTCTTCGCGGTGGCGGCGTTCGTGGGCGTGGCCAACGGGACCGCCTACGACGCGAGCCCCGTCTCGGCGTCGTGGTTCAACCCGTTCGAGATCCCCGAGTTCGGGATGGTGGCGGCCGGGCTGTCGCTCTCGATCTTCATCTTCTGGGGCTGGGACGTCACGCTGACGATGAACGAGGAGACCAAGGGCTCCGCGAGCACGCCCGGTCGGGCCGCCACCCTCACGGTGCTCATCATCGTGGTGGTCTACGTGTTGCTCGCCGTCGCGCTGATCGCGTTCGCCGGCGTCGGCACGGGGGAGTACGGCCTCGGCAACGAGGCCATCCAGGACAACGTCTTCTTCCACCTCTCCGGGCTCGTCATGGGTCCGCTGGCGTGGCTCGTCTCGCTGTCGGTGCTGTCGAGCTCGGCCGCGTCGCTGCAGTCGACCTTCGTGTCCCCGGCCCGGACGTTGCTGGCCATGGGCCACTACGGGGCGCTCTCGCCGTCGTTCGCGAAGGTCCACCCCACGTTCTTCACGCCGGGCTACGCGACCGTCGTCTCCGCCGTCGTCGCCTCCGGGTTCTACGCGGTGATGCGCTTCATCAGCGAGAACGTGCTGTGGGACACGATCACGGCGCTCGGCATGATGATCTGCTTCTACTACGGGCTGACCGCGTTCGCGACGGTCTGGTACTTCCGGACGCAGTGGTTCGTCAGCGTGCGGAACACGTTCTTCCAGCTGGTGTTCCCGCTGCTGGGCGGGATCGTGCTGTCGATCCTGTTCGTCACCACTCTGACGGACTCCGTCAGCCCGGACTACGGCTCCGGATCGTCGATCGGCGGGATCGGCCTGGTGTTCGTGCTGGGGGTCACCGTCCTCGTGATCGGCGTCGTCGTGATGCTCGTGCAGCGCGTGCGGCGTCCCGCGTTCTTCCGCGGCGAGACGCTGCGCCGCGGCGTGTCGGACGGGGCCGTCGACGAGGCGGCGAACCTCCCGGAGTAG
- a CDS encoding pyroglutamyl-peptidase I — translation MTQVLPLVLLTGFEPFDGAASNASWDAVLRLARDWDADDEGARLEVACLPVAFGAVRKRLAALVAEHAPAVVVATGVAPGSSAVRIERVALNLADARIPDNDGDQPVDAEVVPGAPLARLATLPVKAALAACRDLRLPVMESLSAGTYVCNATFVHALDVAPDARVGFVHVPREADLDLATTASALREIVRATLGHAGADLHVVGGSIA, via the coding sequence GTGACCCAGGTGCTCCCGCTCGTGCTGCTCACCGGCTTCGAACCGTTCGACGGCGCGGCCTCGAACGCGTCGTGGGACGCCGTGCTGCGGCTCGCCCGGGACTGGGACGCCGACGACGAGGGCGCCCGCCTGGAGGTGGCGTGCCTCCCGGTCGCGTTCGGCGCGGTGCGGAAGCGGCTCGCGGCCCTGGTGGCCGAGCACGCGCCCGCCGTCGTCGTCGCGACGGGGGTGGCGCCGGGGTCGAGCGCGGTCCGGATCGAGCGGGTCGCGCTCAACCTCGCCGACGCTCGGATCCCCGACAACGACGGCGACCAGCCCGTCGACGCCGAGGTCGTCCCCGGGGCGCCGCTGGCCCGGCTGGCCACCCTCCCCGTGAAGGCGGCCCTCGCCGCGTGCCGCGACCTCAGGCTCCCCGTGATGGAGTCGCTGTCCGCGGGAACCTACGTCTGCAACGCGACCTTCGTGCACGCGCTCGACGTCGCCCCGGACGCCCGGGTGGGGTTCGTCCACGTGCCCCGGGAGGCCGACCTCGACCTCGCGACGACGGCGTCCGCGCTGCGGGAGATCGTCCGGGCCACGCTCGGCCACGCCGGGGCCGACCTGCACGTGGTGGGCGGGTCGATCGCGTGA
- the coaE gene encoding dephospho-CoA kinase, with protein sequence MASGKSTVARALADLGAVVVDADALAREVLEPGTPGLAAVVARFGTGVLRDDGALDRAALATVVFADPGARRDLEEIVHPAVGRRFEEVVATTPPGAVLVHDVPLLVENGLAARYDVVVVVDAPAHVRLARAVARGLASDQVEARMAAQASDAERRAVADVVIDTGGTIAQTLDAVAQVWRTHLVPEVDGDAGARESAAP encoded by the coding sequence ATCGCGTCGGGGAAGTCGACGGTCGCCCGCGCGCTCGCCGACCTCGGGGCCGTCGTCGTCGACGCCGACGCGCTCGCCCGCGAGGTGCTCGAGCCGGGCACGCCGGGACTCGCGGCCGTCGTCGCGCGCTTCGGGACCGGCGTGCTGCGCGACGACGGCGCGCTCGACCGCGCCGCGCTGGCGACCGTCGTCTTCGCCGATCCCGGCGCGCGTCGTGACCTCGAGGAGATCGTGCACCCGGCCGTGGGGCGCCGTTTCGAGGAGGTCGTCGCGACGACACCGCCCGGCGCGGTCCTCGTCCACGACGTCCCGCTCCTCGTGGAGAACGGCCTCGCGGCGCGCTACGACGTCGTCGTCGTGGTGGATGCCCCGGCGCACGTGCGCCTGGCGCGCGCCGTCGCGCGCGGGCTCGCGAGCGACCAGGTCGAGGCCCGGATGGCCGCGCAGGCGAGCGACGCCGAGCGGCGCGCCGTCGCGGACGTCGTGATCGACACCGGGGGGACGATCGCGCAGACGCTGGACGCCGTCGCGCAGGTGTGGCGGACGCACCTGGTGCCCGAGGTGGACGGCGACGCCGGAGCTCGCGAGAGCGCAGCCCCCTGA
- a CDS encoding OsmC family peroxiredoxin yields MPKPVNSSASTVWEGDLASGSGRTTVASGAFPTVDVSWRSRAEGAGGQTTPEELIAAAHASCYSMALSHELAGKGTPPTRVETSATVTFVAGEGITGITLTVEATVPDISEEDFLAVAESAKTGCPVSAALAAVTITLEASLVA; encoded by the coding sequence ATGCCCAAGCCCGTCAACAGCTCCGCCAGCACCGTCTGGGAGGGTGACCTCGCCTCCGGCTCCGGCCGCACCACCGTCGCCAGCGGCGCCTTCCCCACGGTCGACGTCAGCTGGCGCTCGCGCGCCGAGGGCGCCGGCGGTCAGACCACGCCCGAGGAGCTCATCGCCGCCGCCCACGCGTCGTGCTACTCCATGGCCCTCTCCCACGAGCTCGCGGGCAAGGGCACGCCGCCCACGCGCGTCGAGACCTCGGCCACCGTCACCTTCGTCGCCGGCGAGGGCATCACGGGGATCACGCTGACGGTCGAGGCCACCGTGCCGGACATCAGCGAGGAGGACTTCCTCGCCGTCGCCGAGTCCGCCAAGACCGGCTGCCCCGTCAGTGCCGCGCTCGCCGCCGTCACCATCACGCTCGAGGCCTCGCTCGTCGCCTGA
- the uvrB gene encoding excinuclease ABC subunit UvrB: MRPVTDLQRTVAPFEVVSEYSPSGDQPTAIKELTERLQGGEKDIVLLGATGTGKSATTAWLIEQVQRPTLVMAPNKTLAAQLATEFRELLPNNAVEYFVSYYDYYQPEAYVPSSDTYIEKDSSINDEVERLRHSATNSLLTRRDVVVVASVSCIYGLGTPQEYVERMVQLRVGDVVERDALLRQFVMMQYTRNDAAFNRGTFRVRGDTVEIIPVYEELAIRIEFFGDEIESIATLHPLTGDVVRNEVETHIFPATHYVAGPERMSRAVGTIEAELEQRLAELEQSGRLLEAQRLRMRTTYDLEMMRQIGTCSGIENYSRHIDGREGGTPPHTLLDYFPEDFLLVIDESHQTVPQIGAMFEGDASRKRTLVEHGFRLPSAMDNRPLRWEEFLERTGQTVFLSATPGAYELGQSDGFVEQVIRPTGLVDPEVIIKPTKGQIDDLLGEIRERAERDERVLVTTLTKKMSEDLTDYLVERGIKVAYLHSEVDTLRRIELLRELRMGVFDVLVGINLLREGLDLPEVSLVAILDADKEGFLRSGTSLIQTIGRAARNVSGQVHMYADKITPSMALAIEETTRRREKQVAYNLANGIDPTPLRKKITDITDQLAREDVDTKELLAGGYRQGGKGKGGGAPKGGSSARERLAGAAASDLAQLIQELSDQMHAAAAELQFEVAARLRDEISDLKKELRQMVAASA, translated from the coding sequence ATGAGACCCGTGACCGACCTGCAGCGCACCGTCGCCCCGTTCGAGGTGGTCTCGGAGTACTCGCCCTCGGGCGACCAGCCGACGGCGATCAAGGAGCTGACCGAGCGCCTCCAGGGCGGCGAGAAGGACATCGTGCTGCTGGGCGCGACCGGGACCGGAAAGTCCGCGACGACGGCGTGGCTCATCGAGCAGGTGCAGCGGCCGACCCTCGTGATGGCGCCGAACAAGACCCTCGCGGCCCAGCTCGCGACGGAGTTCCGCGAGCTGCTGCCCAACAACGCGGTCGAGTACTTCGTCTCCTACTACGACTACTACCAGCCCGAGGCCTACGTGCCGTCCTCGGACACGTACATCGAGAAGGACTCCTCGATCAACGACGAGGTTGAGCGGCTGCGGCACTCGGCGACCAACTCGTTGCTGACGCGCCGCGACGTCGTCGTGGTCGCCTCCGTCTCCTGCATCTACGGCCTCGGGACGCCGCAGGAGTACGTCGAGCGGATGGTGCAGCTGCGGGTGGGCGACGTCGTCGAGCGTGACGCGCTGCTGCGACAGTTCGTCATGATGCAGTACACGCGCAACGACGCGGCGTTCAACCGCGGCACCTTCCGCGTGCGGGGCGACACCGTGGAGATCATCCCCGTCTACGAGGAGCTCGCGATCCGCATCGAGTTCTTCGGCGACGAGATCGAGTCGATCGCGACGCTGCACCCGCTCACGGGCGACGTCGTGCGCAACGAGGTCGAGACCCACATCTTCCCGGCGACCCACTACGTCGCGGGCCCCGAGCGGATGTCCCGCGCGGTCGGCACGATCGAGGCGGAGCTCGAGCAGCGGCTGGCCGAGCTCGAGCAGTCGGGGCGGCTGCTGGAGGCCCAGCGGCTGCGGATGCGGACCACCTACGACCTCGAGATGATGCGCCAGATCGGCACGTGCTCGGGCATCGAGAACTACTCCCGCCACATCGACGGACGCGAGGGCGGCACGCCGCCGCACACGCTTCTGGACTACTTCCCCGAGGACTTCCTCCTCGTGATCGACGAGTCCCACCAGACCGTGCCGCAGATCGGGGCGATGTTCGAGGGCGACGCGTCGCGCAAGCGCACTCTCGTCGAACACGGTTTCCGGCTCCCGAGCGCGATGGACAACCGGCCGCTGCGCTGGGAGGAGTTCCTCGAGCGCACGGGGCAGACCGTGTTCCTCTCGGCGACGCCGGGGGCCTACGAGCTCGGGCAGTCCGACGGTTTCGTCGAGCAGGTCATCCGTCCGACGGGTCTGGTGGACCCCGAGGTCATCATCAAGCCGACCAAGGGTCAGATCGACGACCTGCTGGGCGAGATCCGCGAGCGAGCCGAGCGGGACGAGCGCGTCCTGGTGACCACGCTGACCAAGAAGATGTCGGAGGACCTCACCGACTACCTCGTCGAGCGCGGGATCAAGGTCGCCTACCTGCACTCCGAGGTCGACACGCTCCGGCGGATCGAGCTCCTCCGGGAGCTCCGGATGGGCGTGTTCGACGTGCTCGTCGGCATCAACCTCCTGCGCGAGGGTCTCGACCTCCCGGAGGTCTCCCTCGTGGCGATCCTCGACGCGGACAAGGAGGGCTTCCTGCGCTCAGGCACGTCGCTCATCCAGACGATCGGTCGTGCGGCCCGGAACGTGTCGGGGCAGGTCCACATGTACGCCGACAAGATCACCCCCTCGATGGCCCTGGCCATCGAGGAGACCACGCGGCGCCGCGAGAAGCAGGTCGCCTACAACCTCGCCAACGGCATCGACCCGACGCCGCTGCGCAAGAAGATCACCGACATCACCGACCAGCTCGCCCGCGAGGACGTCGACACGAAGGAGCTGCTCGCCGGCGGCTACCGCCAGGGCGGCAAGGGCAAGGGCGGGGGAGCGCCGAAGGGTGGCTCGTCGGCGCGTGAACGCCTCGCCGGGGCGGCGGCCTCCGACCTCGCCCAGCTCATCCAGGAGCTGTCGGACCAGATGCACGCGGCGGCCGCGGAGCTGCAGTTCGAGGTCGCCGCACGGCTGCGCGACGAGATCTCCGACCTGAAGAAGGAGCTCAGGCAGATGGTGGCGGCGTCGGCCTAG
- a CDS encoding TerC family protein, with amino-acid sequence MDVLTWFWIVTGTLIVVMLTVDFVGHVRTPHAPTLKEAAIWSAVYVAIALIFGVAILLAWDTTHGVAYFSGYLLEKSLSIDNLFVFLLIMGSFRVPREYQQKVLLIGIIIALVMRTIFILLGNAVVENFSWIFWIFGAFLLYTAWAQARHKADDDEEYKENGFVRLIRRVFPTTEDYVGDKMVVKQSGRRMITPMLIVMLAIGSADLLFAVDSIPAIFGVTTQLSGGEQIFVIFAANAFSLLGLRQLFFLIDGLLDKLVYLNYGLAAILGFIGIKLVIHAMHTNELSWLNNGEHITFIPEVPTVLSLVVIVVALGITAWASLTIGKRRHADKSPSPTIPADPRSTD; translated from the coding sequence GTGGATGTTCTTACCTGGTTCTGGATCGTCACCGGAACTCTGATCGTCGTCATGCTGACCGTCGACTTCGTCGGTCACGTCCGCACCCCGCACGCCCCCACGCTCAAGGAGGCCGCGATCTGGTCGGCCGTCTACGTGGCGATCGCCCTGATCTTCGGGGTGGCGATCCTGCTCGCGTGGGACACCACGCACGGCGTGGCCTACTTCTCGGGCTACCTGCTGGAGAAGTCGCTCAGCATCGACAACCTCTTCGTCTTCCTGCTGATCATGGGCAGCTTCCGCGTGCCGCGCGAGTACCAGCAGAAGGTGCTGCTCATCGGCATCATCATCGCCCTCGTGATGCGCACGATCTTCATCCTGCTCGGCAACGCCGTGGTGGAGAACTTCTCCTGGATCTTCTGGATCTTCGGCGCCTTCCTCCTGTACACGGCCTGGGCCCAGGCGCGTCACAAGGCGGACGACGACGAGGAGTACAAGGAGAACGGCTTCGTCCGCCTCATCCGCCGGGTCTTCCCGACCACCGAGGACTACGTCGGCGACAAGATGGTCGTGAAGCAGTCCGGCCGCCGCATGATCACCCCGATGCTCATCGTGATGCTGGCCATCGGCTCGGCCGACCTGCTGTTCGCCGTCGACTCGATCCCCGCCATCTTCGGCGTGACCACCCAGCTCTCCGGCGGCGAGCAGATCTTCGTCATCTTCGCCGCCAACGCCTTCTCGCTGCTGGGCCTGCGCCAGCTCTTCTTCCTCATCGACGGCCTGCTCGACAAGCTCGTCTACCTCAACTACGGCCTGGCCGCGATCCTCGGGTTCATCGGTATCAAGCTCGTCATCCACGCCATGCACACCAACGAGCTGTCGTGGCTGAACAACGGCGAGCACATCACGTTCATCCCCGAGGTGCCGACGGTCCTCTCGCTCGTGGTCATCGTCGTCGCCCTGGGAATCACCGCGTGGGCGTCGCTCACGATCGGCAAGCGCCGCCACGCCGACAAGAGCCCCAGCCCCACGATCCCGGCCGACCCCCGCAGCACCGACTGA
- a CDS encoding YciI family protein yields MPVFAVEYTYDHRADERTAVRPAHREFLRGLLAGGDLLASGPLGTGEGALLLLVADDEAAALALLDADPFAAAGLVARRDARAWAPVIGPWSALVEG; encoded by the coding sequence GTGCCCGTGTTCGCCGTCGAGTACACCTACGACCACCGCGCCGACGAGCGCACCGCCGTCCGGCCCGCGCACCGCGAGTTCCTGCGCGGGCTCCTGGCCGGCGGCGACCTGCTCGCCTCCGGCCCGCTCGGGACCGGCGAGGGCGCGCTGCTCCTGCTGGTCGCCGACGACGAGGCCGCCGCCCTCGCGCTGCTCGACGCCGATCCGTTCGCGGCGGCCGGCCTCGTGGCCCGGCGGGACGCCCGGGCCTGGGCCCCGGTCATCGGTCCGTGGAGTGCGCTGGTGGAGGGCTGA
- the uvrA gene encoding excinuclease ABC subunit UvrA — protein MRDVGGGGYPRGVSLIISGAREHNLRNVSVDLPRDRLIVFTGLSGSGKSSLAFDTIFAEGQRRYVESLSAYARQFLGQMDKPDVDLIEGLSPAVSIDQKSTNRNPRSTVGTITEVYDYLRLLYARAGTQFCPVCGERVTSQSPQQIVDQLLELPEGTRFQVLAPVVRGRKGEYADLFRDLQAQGFARARVDGEVATLTDPPTLEKKLKHDIEVVVDRLVVRASAKQRITDSVETALRLAEGLLIVELVDREADDPERERRYSEKRACPNEHPLTLEEIEPRTFSFNAPYGACPECSGLGTRLEVDPDLVVPDDERTLAEGAVAPWTQGQADYYTRQLEALGAQLGFSVDVPWRALPERARKAVLYGQDHEVKVKYKNRWGRERQYSTGFEGVISFIQRRHSETESDWSKDRYEGYMREVACPVCDGARLKPEVLAVHVDGRSIADVCGLSIREARDFLQTLELGVREAAIAGAVLKEIDARLGFLLDVGLDYLTLARPSATLSGGEAQRIRLATQIGSGLVGVLYVLDEPSIGLHQRDNRRLIDTLTRLRDLGNTLIVVEHDEDTIRMADWIVDIGPGAGEHGGKVVHSGDYAGLLASEESLTGAYLSGRRSIPVPTSRRPRTKGREVTVVGAHENNLKNVTVTFPLGQLVAVTGVSGSGKSTLVNSILHTVMANELNGARRVAGRHKRVTGLDNLDKVVHVDQGPIGRTPRSNPATYTGVWDHVRKLFAETTEAKVRGYLPGRFSFNVKGGRCEACSGDGTLKIEMNFLPDVYVQCEVCQGARYNRETLEVHFKGKTVADVLNMPIAEAAEFFAASPGISRHLNTLVDVGLGYVRLGQSATTLSGGEAQRVKLASELQKRSNGRTFYVLDEPTTGLHFEDIRKLLQVLQGLVDKGNSVLVIEHNLDVVRSADWVIDMGPEGGSGGGTLVAEGTPEAIARVAASHTGAYLQDLLPVAERAGAGA, from the coding sequence GTGCGAGATGTCGGAGGCGGCGGTTATCCTCGAGGGGTGAGTCTCATCATCTCCGGCGCCCGCGAGCACAACCTCCGCAACGTCTCGGTCGACCTCCCGCGCGACCGCCTGATCGTCTTCACGGGGCTGTCCGGATCGGGCAAGTCGTCGCTGGCGTTCGACACGATCTTCGCGGAGGGCCAGCGCCGTTACGTGGAGTCGCTGTCGGCCTACGCGCGACAGTTCCTCGGCCAGATGGACAAGCCTGACGTCGACCTCATCGAGGGCCTGTCGCCGGCGGTCTCCATCGACCAGAAGTCGACGAACCGGAACCCACGCTCGACCGTCGGCACGATCACCGAGGTCTACGACTACCTCCGACTGCTCTACGCCCGCGCGGGGACCCAGTTCTGCCCCGTCTGCGGCGAGCGCGTCACGTCCCAGAGCCCGCAGCAGATCGTCGACCAGCTCCTCGAGCTGCCCGAGGGCACGCGGTTCCAGGTCCTCGCGCCCGTGGTGCGAGGCCGCAAGGGCGAGTACGCCGACCTGTTCCGCGACCTCCAGGCCCAGGGCTTCGCCCGGGCCCGGGTGGACGGCGAGGTCGCGACGCTGACGGACCCGCCGACGCTGGAGAAGAAGCTCAAGCACGACATCGAGGTGGTCGTCGACCGCCTTGTCGTCCGCGCCAGCGCGAAGCAGCGCATCACCGACTCCGTGGAGACGGCGCTGCGCCTCGCCGAGGGCCTGCTGATCGTGGAGCTGGTGGACCGCGAGGCGGACGATCCCGAGCGCGAGCGTCGCTACTCCGAGAAGCGCGCCTGCCCGAACGAGCACCCCCTCACGCTCGAGGAGATCGAGCCCCGCACGTTCTCCTTCAACGCGCCGTACGGCGCGTGCCCCGAGTGCTCGGGTCTGGGGACCCGGCTCGAGGTCGACCCCGACCTGGTCGTGCCCGACGACGAGCGGACGCTCGCAGAGGGCGCCGTCGCGCCGTGGACCCAGGGTCAGGCGGACTACTACACGCGCCAGCTGGAGGCGCTCGGCGCCCAGCTCGGCTTCTCGGTCGACGTGCCCTGGCGGGCCCTGCCCGAGCGCGCCCGCAAGGCGGTGCTGTACGGCCAGGACCACGAGGTCAAGGTCAAGTACAAGAACCGCTGGGGGCGTGAGCGCCAGTACTCCACCGGCTTCGAGGGCGTCATCTCCTTCATCCAGCGTCGGCACTCCGAGACCGAGTCCGACTGGTCGAAGGACCGCTACGAGGGCTACATGCGGGAGGTCGCGTGCCCCGTCTGCGACGGTGCCCGGCTCAAGCCCGAGGTCCTAGCCGTCCACGTCGACGGCCGCTCGATCGCGGACGTCTGCGGCCTGTCGATCCGCGAGGCCCGCGACTTCCTCCAGACGCTGGAGCTCGGCGTCCGCGAGGCGGCGATCGCCGGGGCCGTGCTCAAGGAGATCGACGCTCGGCTCGGCTTCCTCCTCGACGTCGGCCTGGACTACCTCACGCTCGCGCGGCCGTCGGCCACGCTGTCGGGCGGCGAGGCCCAGCGCATCCGCCTCGCCACCCAGATCGGCTCCGGCCTGGTGGGTGTCCTGTACGTGCTCGACGAGCCGAGCATCGGTCTGCACCAGCGCGACAACCGTCGCCTCATCGACACCCTCACGCGGCTGCGCGACCTCGGCAACACGCTGATCGTCGTCGAGCACGACGAGGACACGATCCGCATGGCCGACTGGATCGTCGACATCGGCCCGGGTGCCGGCGAGCACGGCGGCAAGGTCGTCCACTCGGGCGACTACGCGGGCCTCCTCGCCTCGGAGGAGTCGCTCACGGGCGCCTACCTCTCCGGTCGCCGCAGCATCCCGGTCCCGACCTCGCGTCGTCCGCGCACCAAGGGCCGCGAGGTGACCGTCGTCGGCGCGCACGAGAACAACCTCAAGAACGTCACCGTGACGTTCCCGCTGGGTCAGCTCGTCGCCGTCACCGGGGTCTCCGGCTCCGGCAAGTCGACGCTGGTCAACTCGATCCTGCACACCGTGATGGCGAACGAGCTCAACGGTGCCCGTCGGGTCGCGGGTCGTCACAAGCGCGTGACGGGCCTGGACAACCTCGACAAGGTCGTCCACGTCGACCAGGGTCCGATCGGCCGCACCCCGCGCTCGAACCCGGCCACCTACACCGGGGTCTGGGACCACGTCCGCAAGCTCTTCGCCGAGACGACCGAGGCGAAGGTCCGCGGCTACCTGCCCGGCCGGTTCTCGTTCAACGTCAAGGGCGGCCGCTGCGAGGCCTGCTCGGGCGACGGCACGCTGAAGATCGAGATGAACTTCCTGCCGGACGTCTACGTCCAGTGCGAGGTCTGCCAGGGCGCCCGGTACAACCGCGAGACGCTCGAGGTGCACTTCAAGGGCAAGACCGTCGCCGACGTGCTGAACATGCCGATCGCCGAGGCCGCCGAGTTCTTCGCCGCCTCGCCCGGCATCTCGCGGCACCTCAACACGCTGGTGGACGTCGGCCTCGGCTACGTCAGGCTCGGACAGAGCGCCACCACGCTGTCGGGCGGCGAGGCGCAGCGCGTCAAGCTCGCCAGCGAGCTGCAGAAGCGCTCGAACGGCCGCACGTTCTACGTGCTCGACGAGCCGACCACGGGGCTGCACTTCGAGGACATCCGCAAGCTGCTGCAGGTGCTGCAGGGGCTGGTCGACAAGGGCAACTCGGTGCTGGTCATCGAGCACAACCTCGACGTCGTGCGCAGCGCCGACTGGGTCATCGACATGGGCCCCGAGGGTGGCTCCGGCGGCGGCACGCTGGTCGCCGAGGGGACCCCGGAGGCGATCGCCCGCGTCGCCGCCAGCCACACGGGCGCCTATCTGCAGGACCTGCTCCCCGTCGCCGAGCGCGCGGGCGCGGGCGCCTGA